In Methylotenera versatilis 79, the DNA window CCTACGCAACGCACCTTATTTATGTTGATGACATTCGCACTGGCGTTGTTATTGGGACGAAATATAGCTATCTCACGTGCATTATCTATCGCGTTAATGGTAGTGGTGTTAATCGATCCGTGGGCTGTGATTGCGCCTGGATTTTGGCTATCGTTTTCTGCAGTGGCGATTATCGCTTATGTAAGTGTTGGCAGGCTGAAAGCGCAACATTGGTTTGTTGAGGCAGTAAGGACGCAATGGGCGATTACACTGGGTTTGTTACCGTTATTAATCGTGATGTTTGGGCAAGCTTCGGTTATTTCACCGCTGGCCAACGCGCTTGCCATTCCTGTTATCAGCTTAGTCGTTGTGCCGTTAAGTATTGTTGGCGCGCTGTTACCCGTAGATTTCGTGTTGCACTTGGCACATTGGGTGTTGGATATTTGCATGCACGGTTTGAATTGGCTTGCAAATTTACCGATGGCGGTTTGGCAACAGCCAGCACCACCTGTTTGGGCAATGTTAACGGCGGTATTCGGCACGTTATGGCTATTGCTACCGCACGGTTTTCCGCAACGCTGGCTAGGATTGGTATTGTTTTTGCCATTGTTTTTTGTAAAGCCGCCAGCGCTAAAGATAGGCGAAATGCAAGTGAGTGTATTAGATGTCGGGCAGGGCTTAAGTGTGGTGATTAAAACCGCAAGTCATAGCTTTTTATATGATGCAGGTAGCCGCTATTCTTCACAAAGTGACGCAGGCAGCCGCATTGTCATGCCTTATTTACGCAGTATGGGTGTGACTAAATTAGATGGTTTTGTCGTGAGTCATGATGATAGCGACCACAGTGGTGGCGCTACTTCTGTATTGGCGCAAATGCCCGTTGATTGGTTAGCCACTTCATTTGATTTGCCGGACGCTTTCAAAACGAGTATGAAAACGCATGCGCGAACAGGGAAAACTTTTAAGTGCTTTGCGGGGCAACATTGGCAATGGGATGCTGTGGATTTTCAAGTGTTATATCCAAGCCAAGAAAGTTACCAAAATTTACAGTTAACTGATAATAATAAAAGTTGCGTAATCAAAATCAGCAGCGCGTTTGGCAGTATTTTATTGGTTGGTGATATTGAAAAAGCCGCAGAAGCGGAATTATTGCAAACTAATCAAGGTCTACCAAATCAGAATCTATTGGCAAGCGATGTTTTAGTCGTGCCACATCATGGCAGCAAAACTTCTTCAACTTTGGATTTTATTCAGGCAGTTGGCGCTAAAGAAGCTATCTTTACCGTCGGTTACTTGAACAGGTTTAAGCATCCCAAAGAAGAGATCGAAAAACGTTATATAAATGCAGGCACGGCGCTGTATCGATCAGATTACAACGGCGCGGTTTTATTGGATTTTAAGGCAAATAAAGCGTTAAGTATTAGTGCTTGGCGGCAGGCGCAACCGCGATATTGGCACGATAGGTATGAGGGTGTTGATTAAATGCCCAAATTAATCAAACTGGAACTTGCCGAAATGAAAGCTTCAAGCTAAAGTAGCAGCAGTTTTTTAAAACATAAGGAGTTGTGCTGTGTGGGAAATTATTCTGGCCGCTGGCTGGCCAATTTGGCCGTTAATTATTGCTTCAATCATTGCGTTAGCTATTATCGGTGAGCGTTCATGGGCGCTACGCAAAGAAGTTGTCACCCCCACAAATTTACTACCTGAAGTACAAAAATGGTTAAACCAAGGCGGCATAACGAAAGAAACATTAACTAAACTTGAAAGACATTCATTATTAGGCGAAGTATTTGCCAGTGCTTTAGCGAATGCTAAAAGCTCACGTGAAATCACTAAAGAAGCCATTGAAGAAACTGGCCGTGCAGTTGCGCATAAATTAGAGCGTTATCTGCCTACATTAGGTACGATTGCGACAGTGGCGCCATTGCTGGGCTTGCTTGGTACGGTAATTGGTATGGTTGAGTTGTTCGGTTCGTTCACCAATAGCGGCCACGATGTAGCCCAGTTTGCACGCGGTATTTCAGTAGCACTTTATAATACGGCAGCAGGTATTGTCGTTGCTGTGCCTGCAATGATCACGTATCGTTATTTCCGTGCAAAAGTAGATGGTTTGTTGGTTGATATGGAACAGCAAGCGATTAAGTTGGTAGAGATTCTGCACGACGAACGCAAATAATTTAGTAATTTACTTAAAATCACGCCAATACAGTGTTATTTTTTCTTGCCGTACAAATATGTACTGTCTACGAAAAAATCCCTCGTCTTGACGTTATTTAAAGCGAATTAAATGATAACTGATTGATTGTTAACAGGCTGATTCAAAAGGTTTAATATGAATTTTCAACGTGGTAAACGGCACGAAGAACTAGAGATGAATCTAGTGCCTTTAATTGATGTGCTATTAGTGATTATCATTTTCTTGGTGGTCAGTGCGACTTTTGCACGCACCAGCGAATTACAGATTAACTTACCAACCGCTGAAGCCAGCACACCACAAGAAAAACCTCTGATTATTACGGTAGAGGTCGATGCGAGTGGTCGTTATCTAGTAAATGGCAATGAAGTAGGCGGCGGTAGTGTCGATGAGATTTCTGCTGCGTTGACTAAAGCCGTTGGCGCTGGAAAAGATCCGACAATCGTGATTAATGCGGATGCGAAATCGACGCATCAATCGGTAGTTAACGTGATGGAAGCATCAAGATTAGCGAATTACACACACATCACATTCGCCACACAGCTTCGACAAGGCAAGTAGGCCAAGTTAATTAAATCTAGTTTAACCAAGTTTAGTTTGACTGGATTTAGTTTAGTTTGTTAGTTGTGTCGTTAGCTTTATAATTGGAAGCTATTCGTTTATATATTGATTGATATTTTATTGTCTTATCTTAATTTGCTTTATCTTAAATCTAAGCGCGCTCATTTTTCTCTGCCTATTCGACTGAACTATTAATGTCGAGATCCTCACGTAAAAAAGAAGCTATTCCGCACATTGTTAACGCAAAGTTACTTTATTTGCGTCTGTTTCGCTATGCCTGGAAATATAAAATCTATTTTTTAGTTAGTATTACTGCGCTGGTTATCTTGTCTGCCAGCAATACTGGCTTTTTGGCACTGATTAAAAAAGTGACCGATGATGGTTTCGTTAAACAATCTGCGGATCAAGTGCTTATATTGCCGTTCATGTTGTTTGGCTTAATGGCAATTCGCGCTTTGGCGGGCTTTGCTTCCACCTATTACATGCGCTGGATAGCGCGTCATGTGGTCGAAGTGATTAGAAACGAAGCGTTCAGCAAACTCATGTTATTGCCTGTTAGCTATTTTGATGCGGGCTCTTCGAGCGTAACCGTTTCTAAACTCACTTATGATACAGAACGTCTTTCTACCGTTTCAACTCGTGTCGCGTTATCCGTTATTCAAGATGCATTAACCGCAGTTGGTTTGCTGGGTTATATGCTGTATTTAGATTGGAAATTGACACTAATTTTTGTGGTCGTTACGCCATTAATGGCAATTTATTTGCGCAAAATGACGCCTAGATTGCGCAGCAGTGCTAAGCGTGTGCAAGAATCCATGGGCGATATGACCAAAGCGGCTGAAGAGGCGATTGCAGGTCAGCGTATCGTCAAGATTTTTGGTGCAGGTGAGTATGAAACAAATCGATTTGGCAAAATCGTTGGCAACAATCGTAATATTGAATTACGCTTAACGCGCATTTCTGGCTTAAATAGCTTGGTGATTGAATTTTTGGCGGCGATTGCCTTGGGTTTAGTGGTTTATTACGCGATCGGTAAATTTAGTGCTGGTGAGTTTGCTGCATTTGTCGGTGCTTTATTGATGTTAATTGCGCCAATTAAACATTTAACCGCAGCAAATGAAGAGTTTCAGATTGGTTTGGCCGCAGCGCAAAGCGTGTTTGAGATCATTGATAGTCAGTCAGAAATCAATGATGGTGAAAAAATCATTCAACGTGCCAAAGGCGGCATTGAATTTAAAAATGTGAGCTTACGTTATAACAACGCCAAAAAACTGGCATTGAATAACTTAAGTTTTACCATTCAACCCGGGGAAAAGTTGGCTCTAGTGGGGCGTTCTGGTGGTGGTAAAACCACGATGGTGAATTTATTGCCACGTTTTTATGAGTTGCAACAAGGCTTCATTTTGCTGGATGGTATAGATATTCGCGCGTTGGAATTGAAAAATCTGCGCAGTCAGTATTCATTAGTCAGTCAAGATATCGTGTTGTTTAATGACACCGTTTTCAACAATATTGCTTATGGCGCACTACGCGATTCGACTGAAGAAGAAGTGATTGAAGCGGCCAAAGCAGCACACGCATGGGAATTTATTCAGCAGTTGCCAGATGGTTTGCAAAATGAGATTGGCGATAGAGGCGTGCGCTTATCTGGTGGTCAGCGTCAGCGTATTGCCATTGCGCGTGCCATCCTTAAAAATGCGCCTATTTTATTGTTAGACGAAGCAACTAGTGCCCTGGATACGGAGTCTGAACAATTCGTACAAGCAGCTTTAGATACTTTAATGCAAGGCCGCACGACGATTGTGATTGCACATCGCCTCAGCACGATTGAAAATTCCGATAGAATTTTGGTGATGGATCAAGGCGAAATTGTCGAATCTGGCTCTCATCAGGAGTTAATCGCTAAAAATGGCTACTACAGTAAGTTATACCAAAAAGAATTTGATTAATAGAATCTGCATGATGAGATTGCGCTTGTTACGATGACTCTAACTCAAGAAATTATTAAACGCGCGTGGCGTAAAAAAAATGCACTTTATTATGTTGTGTTGGTACCACTTTCTTGGCTTTTTGCGCTGCTAACCTTATTAAGGCGCATGGCTTATAAGCAAGGTTTGCTTAAATCGCATGCATTGCCAGTTCCTGTGATTATCGTCGGTAATATTCACGTGGGTGGTAGCGGCAAAACGCCCGTGGTTATTTGGTTGGTGCAGCATTTGAAACAGTTAGGTTTTCATCCCGCGGTCATCAGTCGCGGCTATGGCGGTAGCACCAAATTAGCTACCGCAGTTAACGCTAACAGTAATCCAAAAATAGTGGGTGATGAGCCAGTACTAATCGCAAATCGGTGTGGTTGCCCAATTTGGGTCGGTGCAAACCGCATGCAAGTTGGCGCTGAGTTGCTAAAGGCACATCCAGAATGTAATGTGATTATCAGCGACGATGGCTTGCAGCATTACCGTTTACGGCGTGATATGGAAATTGCAGTTATCGATAGCGAAAATTATTTAAACAACGCTAATTTGTTGCCTGCCGGATCATTAAGAGAGTCTATTAGTCGCCTGCAAACGGTTGACGCTGTGATCAAAAATGGACAATTAAGTACAGAAATAAATCATCCAGCAAGTGTTGAAAATGCTTACTTAATGCAGTTAATTGGCTCAGAATTTTACAATCTAGCGGATCCTACTTTGAAAGCAACGGCTGCTGATTTTAAGCGTAAAAGTGTGAAAGCGCTGGCGGGAATTGGCAACCCAGCCCGTTTTTTTGAGCATTTACGTCAATTAGGTTTAAACTTTGCTTCAGCTAGTTTCGATGATCATCATCCATTTACTGCATTTGATCTGGCAAAAATGGAATGTGATGTTTTATTGATGACTGAAAAAGATGCCGTAAAATGTAAAGAATTTGCCAAGTCAAATTATTGGGTGTTGCCGATTGAGGCGAACATTGAAGGCGATTTGATGCAGCTAGTGTTGCAAAAATTGCAGCATCGCAAGCATTAAGTTTTGATTATATATTGCACATATTAAGGCATTAACATGGATTCTAAATTACTCAATATCTTAGTCTGTCCCGTTACCAAAGGGCCATTGATTTTGGATAAAAAAAACAATGAACTCATTTCTAAATCTGCGCGATTAGCTTATCCCATTCGTGATGGGATTCCGGTGATGTTGCAGGAAGAAGCGCGAAAAATCGGCCCGGATGAAAAAATAGGCACTGACGAAAAAGCGGCCCAGTAAAGTAGTGAACTAGTAAAATACTTAACTATTAAATCTGCGGATAATTTAAGTGACATTTAAAGTTGTGATTCCTGCGCGTTATGCCAGTACGCGTTTGCCAGGTAAGCCATTGCTGGATATTGCTGGCAAACCGATGGTGATACGTGTGGCGGAGCAGGCGGCAAAAAGTGGCGCAAGTGAAATTGTCATTGCAACGGATTTTGAGAAAATCAGCCACATTGCCGCACAGCATGATATTAAAGCCGTCATGACACGTATCGATCATGTTTCTGGTACCGATAGAATCGCCGAAGTCGCACATAAACTCAACTGGGCGGATGGTGATATTGTCGTCAATGTGCAAGGAGATGAGCCACTAATTGAGCCTGCATTAATCGCCGAAGTCGCTCAACACTTGGCTAATAGCCAAGATGCCGTGATGGCGACAGCCTGTCATCGCATTCATGATGAAGCTAGCTTTCTAAATCCCAATATCGTTAAAGTGGTGATAGACGCCAATGGTAACGCTTTGTATTTCAG includes these proteins:
- a CDS encoding Trm112 family protein is translated as MDSKLLNILVCPVTKGPLILDKKNNELISKSARLAYPIRDGIPVMLQEEARKIGPDEKIGTDEKAAQ
- a CDS encoding ExbD/TolR family protein, producing the protein MNFQRGKRHEELEMNLVPLIDVLLVIIIFLVVSATFARTSELQINLPTAEASTPQEKPLIITVEVDASGRYLVNGNEVGGGSVDEISAALTKAVGAGKDPTIVINADAKSTHQSVVNVMEASRLANYTHITFATQLRQGK
- the kdsB gene encoding 3-deoxy-manno-octulosonate cytidylyltransferase, translated to MTFKVVIPARYASTRLPGKPLLDIAGKPMVIRVAEQAAKSGASEIVIATDFEKISHIAAQHDIKAVMTRIDHVSGTDRIAEVAHKLNWADGDIVVNVQGDEPLIEPALIAEVAQHLANSQDAVMATACHRIHDEASFLNPNIVKVVIDANGNALYFSRAPIPYPRDDVYKDNIQAYRHIGIYAYRVGFLKQYAELTSTELEKIESLEQLRVLHHGYKIGVTITKNAPASGVDTQEDLDYVRRLFLI
- a CDS encoding DNA internalization-related competence protein ComEC/Rec2, which codes for MINLFAIGFVLGAWLLQQQPELPSIYVYSAILPMAFLAFRAAKFQRDLTKNPTQNISNQYSLIFNSKNIQHFRRLSLFICAVLLGFYWAASFASLRLNDELPKEWQQKNIELIGVIATLPEAIERGERFQFDVEKVLTQDATNSLKVPAHISLNFYRDSKFTPQFTNSENIPQDINSENNYFHAGERWQFSVKLKRPHTTYNPHGFDFEAWALSENMRATGSINQKGDHKKLSNFVFRPNYIVEYYREKVGNRISNTLINQPYAGVIRALVIGDDSQISTADWTVYLRTGTNHLMSISGLHITMLAGLAFVITAFVWRRIPNLVLLFPTRKAATIAGLIVAILYACLAGLSVPTQRTLFMLMTFALALLLGRNIAISRALSIALMVVVLIDPWAVIAPGFWLSFSAVAIIAYVSVGRLKAQHWFVEAVRTQWAITLGLLPLLIVMFGQASVISPLANALAIPVISLVVVPLSIVGALLPVDFVLHLAHWVLDICMHGLNWLANLPMAVWQQPAPPVWAMLTAVFGTLWLLLPHGFPQRWLGLVLFLPLFFVKPPALKIGEMQVSVLDVGQGLSVVIKTASHSFLYDAGSRYSSQSDAGSRIVMPYLRSMGVTKLDGFVVSHDDSDHSGGATSVLAQMPVDWLATSFDLPDAFKTSMKTHARTGKTFKCFAGQHWQWDAVDFQVLYPSQESYQNLQLTDNNKSCVIKISSAFGSILLVGDIEKAAEAELLQTNQGLPNQNLLASDVLVVPHHGSKTSSTLDFIQAVGAKEAIFTVGYLNRFKHPKEEIEKRYINAGTALYRSDYNGAVLLDFKANKALSISAWRQAQPRYWHDRYEGVD
- the msbA gene encoding lipid A export permease/ATP-binding protein MsbA is translated as MSRSSRKKEAIPHIVNAKLLYLRLFRYAWKYKIYFLVSITALVILSASNTGFLALIKKVTDDGFVKQSADQVLILPFMLFGLMAIRALAGFASTYYMRWIARHVVEVIRNEAFSKLMLLPVSYFDAGSSSVTVSKLTYDTERLSTVSTRVALSVIQDALTAVGLLGYMLYLDWKLTLIFVVVTPLMAIYLRKMTPRLRSSAKRVQESMGDMTKAAEEAIAGQRIVKIFGAGEYETNRFGKIVGNNRNIELRLTRISGLNSLVIEFLAAIALGLVVYYAIGKFSAGEFAAFVGALLMLIAPIKHLTAANEEFQIGLAAAQSVFEIIDSQSEINDGEKIIQRAKGGIEFKNVSLRYNNAKKLALNNLSFTIQPGEKLALVGRSGGGKTTMVNLLPRFYELQQGFILLDGIDIRALELKNLRSQYSLVSQDIVLFNDTVFNNIAYGALRDSTEEEVIEAAKAAHAWEFIQQLPDGLQNEIGDRGVRLSGGQRQRIAIARAILKNAPILLLDEATSALDTESEQFVQAALDTLMQGRTTIVIAHRLSTIENSDRILVMDQGEIVESGSHQELIAKNGYYSKLYQKEFD
- the lpxK gene encoding tetraacyldisaccharide 4'-kinase, encoding MTLTQEIIKRAWRKKNALYYVVLVPLSWLFALLTLLRRMAYKQGLLKSHALPVPVIIVGNIHVGGSGKTPVVIWLVQHLKQLGFHPAVISRGYGGSTKLATAVNANSNPKIVGDEPVLIANRCGCPIWVGANRMQVGAELLKAHPECNVIISDDGLQHYRLRRDMEIAVIDSENYLNNANLLPAGSLRESISRLQTVDAVIKNGQLSTEINHPASVENAYLMQLIGSEFYNLADPTLKATAADFKRKSVKALAGIGNPARFFEHLRQLGLNFASASFDDHHPFTAFDLAKMECDVLLMTEKDAVKCKEFAKSNYWVLPIEANIEGDLMQLVLQKLQHRKH
- a CDS encoding MotA/TolQ/ExbB proton channel family protein — encoded protein: MWEIILAAGWPIWPLIIASIIALAIIGERSWALRKEVVTPTNLLPEVQKWLNQGGITKETLTKLERHSLLGEVFASALANAKSSREITKEAIEETGRAVAHKLERYLPTLGTIATVAPLLGLLGTVIGMVELFGSFTNSGHDVAQFARGISVALYNTAAGIVVAVPAMITYRYFRAKVDGLLVDMEQQAIKLVEILHDERK